Part of the Chitinophaga parva genome is shown below.
GGCAACTGAAGCTGAATGGCAAATTCTCGTATATCCATACCCGTTATTACGATCCGGGCCTGGGAAATGGGACCGGCCTGCAGGACAACCATTACAACAGCTATGAAAGCTACGCCTCCGCGGTGCTGACACGCAGCCTGGGCCGGCATTTCATCCTTGCATATGCCAGTGATGGCATCTACAATAAGCTCAATGCGGATGTAAAAGCATACGCCTTCCCGGAACGCTTTACTTTTCTTAACGCACTTACCGCCCGCTACTACACGCCCCGGCTGGAGATCCAGGGCAATGCACTGAGCACTATCCTAAATGAGTCTGTACAAACCGGCCCTACCGCGCAGCACCGCAACCTGGTGACGCCCACCGTGAGCGCCAGCTGGAAACCATTTACCACAGCGGATTTCAGGCTAAGGGGATACTACAAACAAATATTCCGCGCACCTACTTTTGATGAATTGTACTACAGCACTTTCGGCAACCCCACCCTGAAACCGGAATACGCCACCCAGTACGATGCAGGTGCCACCTGGCAGCGCCATTTTTCCCGGGTGTTGTCACTGCTGCGCATCAGTGCCGATGGTTACTACAACACCGTGCGCGACAAGATCATCACCCTGCCGGGCAAGAATGCCTACTCCTTCAGCGTGATCAATTTTGGAAAAGTGCATATCACCGGGGCCGATGTAAATGCCCAGGCCTCCCTGCAGCCACTGCATGGCTGGATATTGTCGATGGCGGCCAATTACACTTACCAGCAGGTGCTGGATGTAACCACCCCCGGCGCCCCGCAGTACAAGGGACAACTTCCTTACACGCCCCTGCATTCCGGAGGGCTCATGTGCAGCGTGGAAAAACACGGACTGGTGATCAGTTATAACGGCATTTACTCCGGCTACCGCTATGCGCTCAGTGATAACACGCCGTCAAACTATATGAGCGGCTTTACCGTGCATGATGTCAATGCCTCGTACAACCTTGGCAGCTGGACCGTGATGGGAGCCGTGAACAATTTTACCGATGAACGCTATGCGGTGGTGCGCAACTTTCCCATGCCGGGAAGGAGCTACCAGCTGGGCATTCAATGGAAATACTAACGCTACTTATTCTACTTAAATACACTGTCATGAACAAACGACTTTACCTGGCAATAGCTGCCACGCTGGTGCTTTTTGCCTGCAGCAAGAAAAACGATGTAACCCCTACGCCGCCCAAAGCTGATTCCGCCACCGGTGTGTATGTGCTTACAGAAGGCGCATTTAACGGTAACAACGCCGGCCTTTCCTTCTATGACATAAAGACCAAACAGCTGAGCCTCCATCTCTTTGCCAGCGTAAACCAGCGCGCGCTGGGCGATGTGGCCAATGACATTGCTATTTACGGCAGCAAGATGTACATCGTGGTCAATAACTCCAACAACGTGGAGATCATGGACGCGCATACGGTAAAATCACTGGCCACCATTCACGTAGACAACCTGCAGCCCCGCCACATTGCGTTTGCCAACGGCAAAGCCT
Proteins encoded:
- a CDS encoding TonB-dependent receptor — encoded protein: MVLCGAGLFMAAQARAQQPTPDSAHQLTGVEVTSRLADTSLHGPLPVQSVSQQQLTHLNVPSVAQAAQHFAGVIVKDYGGLGGLKTVSVRSLGANHTGVLYDGIAISDIQNGQIDLGKYSPDNLARLSLYNAQPTDLLSTARAYSYGAALELQTATFDTAGHKPLQLQTRVKGGSWGYIDPSLTLHYKAGKTYTTSFNAQYRSITGDYPYITDNGVATLHQRRTNAGIHSLRLEQDNRFAWKDASTLQLKAYYYDDSQQLPGADILYSTPGNTHLWNRQAFAQAAYFKPVGDGWQLKLNGKFSYIHTRYYDPGLGNGTGLQDNHYNSYESYASAVLTRSLGRHFILAYASDGIYNKLNADVKAYAFPERFTFLNALTARYYTPRLEIQGNALSTILNESVQTGPTAQHRNLVTPTVSASWKPFTTADFRLRGYYKQIFRAPTFDELYYSTFGNPTLKPEYATQYDAGATWQRHFSRVLSLLRISADGYYNTVRDKIITLPGKNAYSFSVINFGKVHITGADVNAQASLQPLHGWILSMAANYTYQQVLDVTTPGAPQYKGQLPYTPLHSGGLMCSVEKHGLVISYNGIYSGYRYALSDNTPSNYMSGFTVHDVNASYNLGSWTVMGAVNNFTDERYAVVRNFPMPGRSYQLGIQWKY